The following proteins are co-located in the Sphingomonas panacis genome:
- the cobJ gene encoding precorrin-3B C(17)-methyltransferase, giving the protein MTGWLAIAGLGPGDAALVTPEVTAALAEATDVIGYIPYVARVAPRAGLTLHPSDNRVELDRARHALELAVAGRRVVVVSSGDPGVFAMAAAVFEAVEHGPPEWRTLDIRVLPGISAMFAAAARAGAPLGHDFCAINLSDNLKPQAVIDRRIRLAAEADFAIACYNPRSKARPDGLTAAFAIVRAVCADDRPVLFARAVSTPEEHLRVVPLPEARAEMADMRTVVIIGSSQTRVIAGTRFLYTPRSAA; this is encoded by the coding sequence GTGACCGGCTGGCTCGCCATCGCCGGCCTCGGCCCCGGCGACGCGGCGCTGGTCACGCCCGAAGTCACCGCCGCGCTCGCCGAAGCGACCGATGTGATCGGCTACATTCCCTATGTCGCGCGCGTGGCGCCCCGCGCGGGGCTGACGCTGCATCCGTCCGACAACCGCGTCGAGCTAGATCGCGCCCGCCACGCGCTCGAACTGGCGGTGGCTGGGCGCCGGGTCGTGGTCGTGTCATCGGGCGATCCGGGCGTGTTCGCGATGGCTGCGGCGGTGTTCGAAGCCGTCGAGCATGGCCCGCCCGAATGGCGAACGCTCGATATCCGCGTGCTGCCCGGCATCTCGGCGATGTTCGCCGCCGCCGCGCGTGCCGGGGCACCACTCGGCCATGATTTCTGCGCGATCAACCTTTCGGACAATCTCAAGCCGCAAGCGGTGATCGACCGGCGCATTCGGCTCGCGGCCGAAGCGGATTTCGCGATTGCCTGCTACAATCCACGATCCAAGGCGCGGCCGGATGGGTTGACGGCGGCGTTCGCGATTGTGCGAGCGGTGTGCGCGGACGATCGCCCGGTGCTGTTCGCCCGCGCGGTCTCGACGCCCGAGGAACATCTGCGGGTGGTGCCGTTGCCCGAGGCGCGCGCTGAAATGGCGGACATGCGAACGGTCGTCATCATCGGCTCAAGCCAGACGCGCGTGATCGCGGGAACGCGCTTCCTCTACACGCCCCGGTCGGCTGCATGA
- the cobI gene encoding precorrin-2 C(20)-methyltransferase, protein MTPGVIHGVGLGPGAQDLMSVRADRLVRGARHIAFFRKAGRSGQARRIVDGMLRTDATEFAMEYPVTTEIATSDPRYNAQLSGFYADCARHLITLARGGEDVVVLCEGDPFFYGSFMHLHSRLTGIVPVQVVPGMTGMSGAWTATDTPITWGDDVLTVLTATLPEADLIRRIRDTDALVVMKIGRHLDKLRRAVCEAGRAADAWLVEHAAMPDQRVTRLADADSIAPYFSILLIHGQGRRP, encoded by the coding sequence ATGACGCCCGGCGTCATCCACGGCGTCGGCCTCGGCCCCGGCGCGCAGGATCTTATGAGCGTGCGCGCCGACCGGCTGGTGCGTGGCGCTCGCCATATCGCCTTCTTCCGCAAGGCGGGTCGGTCCGGGCAGGCACGGCGGATCGTCGATGGCATGCTCCGCACCGACGCGACCGAGTTCGCGATGGAATATCCCGTCACCACCGAGATCGCGACTTCGGACCCGCGTTACAACGCCCAACTCAGCGGCTTCTACGCCGATTGCGCCCGCCACCTGATCACGCTGGCGCGCGGCGGTGAAGACGTGGTGGTATTGTGCGAGGGCGACCCGTTCTTCTACGGATCGTTCATGCACCTCCACAGCCGGCTGACCGGGATCGTGCCGGTACAGGTTGTGCCGGGCATGACCGGCATGTCGGGCGCCTGGACCGCCACCGACACGCCGATCACCTGGGGCGACGACGTGCTGACCGTGCTGACCGCGACCTTGCCCGAAGCCGACCTCATCCGCCGCATCCGCGATACCGACGCTTTGGTGGTGATGAAGATCGGTCGTCATCTCGACAAACTGCGCCGCGCGGTTTGCGAAGCCGGCCGCGCGGCGGACGCGTGGCTGGTCGAACATGCCGCGATGCCCGACCAGCGCGTCACCCGCCTTGCCGATGCGGATAGTATCGCGCCCTATTTCTCGATCCTGCTCATCCACGGCCAGGGGCGGCGGCCGTGA
- a CDS encoding precorrin-8X methylmutase, producing the protein MPHAYETDGAAIYRQSFATIRAEAALSRFSAEEEPVAVRMIHAAGLVDLAAHIRFSPGFATAARAALEQGAPILCDARMVTEGITRARLPADNPVICTLHAPQTPDLARAMNTTRSAAALELWGPHLAGALVAIGNAPTALFHLLNMLEDPACPRPAAIIGCPVGFVGAVESKAALWAEQPVPCGIVEGRMGGSAITVAAINALASRAE; encoded by the coding sequence ATGCCGCACGCTTATGAAACCGATGGCGCGGCGATCTACCGCCAGTCTTTCGCCACCATCCGCGCCGAGGCGGCCCTGTCGCGCTTCAGCGCGGAGGAGGAGCCGGTCGCGGTACGGATGATCCACGCCGCCGGACTGGTCGATCTCGCCGCGCACATCCGCTTCTCGCCCGGCTTCGCCACCGCCGCGCGCGCCGCGCTGGAGCAGGGCGCGCCGATCCTGTGCGATGCGCGCATGGTCACCGAAGGGATCACGCGTGCGCGCCTCCCCGCCGACAACCCGGTGATCTGCACGCTCCACGCGCCCCAGACGCCGGACCTCGCGCGCGCGATGAACACCACGCGTTCCGCCGCCGCGCTGGAATTGTGGGGCCCGCATCTCGCCGGCGCCTTGGTCGCGATCGGCAATGCGCCGACGGCCTTGTTCCACCTGCTCAACATGCTCGAAGACCCGGCGTGCCCGCGCCCGGCGGCGATCATCGGTTGCCCGGTCGGTTTCGTCGGCGCAGTCGAATCCAAGGCAGCTTTGTGGGCCGAACAGCCCGTCCCGTGCGGGATCGTCGAAGGGCGGATGGGCGGCAGCGCGATCACCGTGGCGGCGATCAATGCGCTCGCGAGCCGCGCCGAATGA
- a CDS encoding cobalamin biosynthesis protein CobG, protein MIRGWCPTAWRPMAAGDGLLVRVRPQLARMTRDQMTGLCDAALAWGNDQIDLTNRANLQIRGVGEHGWEPLVAALVALGLVDPDPQREARRAILVAPEWSEGDDTHRIATELERRIAELPDLPGKVGFAIDAGPARVLHADPADFRIERGAWGDLILRADGREMGAALVPGGEVDALIALAEWFVATGGHDTGRMARHRTPLPRWADGVDRPAPPRATPAPGRHPFGVAQGLPFGRIDAGTFRTSGADAIRTTPWRIVLLEGATHVPATSTLLHTDACVGAPACPQASVETRDLAKRLAPAIAGRLHVSGCAKGCARAGAADVVLTGRAGRYDLAFDARAGAAPAQAGLSASQLLAYFGTS, encoded by the coding sequence ATGATTCGCGGCTGGTGCCCGACCGCATGGCGACCGATGGCGGCGGGCGACGGCCTGCTGGTGCGCGTGCGCCCGCAGCTTGCACGGATGACGCGCGATCAAATGACGGGGTTGTGCGATGCCGCGCTCGCGTGGGGCAATGACCAGATCGACCTGACCAACCGCGCCAACCTGCAAATTCGCGGCGTTGGCGAACATGGCTGGGAGCCGCTGGTCGCGGCGCTGGTGGCGCTCGGCCTGGTCGATCCAGATCCGCAGCGCGAAGCCCGCCGCGCCATTCTCGTCGCGCCAGAATGGAGCGAAGGCGACGATACCCACCGGATCGCCACCGAGTTGGAGCGCCGCATCGCCGAGCTTCCCGATCTGCCCGGAAAGGTCGGTTTCGCGATCGATGCCGGCCCGGCGCGCGTGCTGCACGCCGATCCCGCCGATTTTCGGATCGAGCGCGGTGCCTGGGGCGATCTGATCCTGCGTGCGGACGGGCGCGAAATGGGGGCCGCGCTCGTACCCGGCGGAGAGGTCGATGCGCTGATCGCATTGGCCGAATGGTTCGTCGCCACCGGCGGCCACGACACGGGGCGGATGGCGCGACACCGCACGCCGCTGCCGCGCTGGGCTGACGGCGTTGATCGGCCCGCCCCGCCAAGGGCAACGCCAGCGCCGGGACGACACCCTTTCGGCGTGGCGCAGGGTCTGCCGTTCGGACGGATCGACGCCGGAACCTTCCGCACCTCGGGCGCCGACGCGATCCGCACGACGCCTTGGCGGATCGTGCTTCTCGAAGGTGCCACGCACGTGCCCGCCACCAGCACGCTCCTCCACACCGATGCCTGCGTCGGCGCGCCCGCCTGTCCGCAGGCGAGCGTCGAGACGCGCGATCTCGCGAAACGCCTCGCGCCGGCGATCGCTGGCCGTCTGCACGTTTCGGGATGTGCGAAGGGATGCGCCCGCGCGGGCGCCGCCGATGTGGTCCTGACCGGGCGGGCCGGACGCTATGATCTCGCCTTCGATGCCCGCGCCGGCGCCGCACCCGCGCAAGCCGGGCTGAGCGCCTCCCAACTCCTCGCCTATTTCGGAACATCCTGA
- the cobN gene encoding cobaltochelatase subunit CobN, which yields MHVIFRETHGLEESATPRDLGQDAADLVVLSFSDSDLGAFAAGWRAIMAEVGDGEAPSLRLANLAELTHPLSVDTYVERTLGAAKGILIRLIGGTAYWPYGLQQVEMLARQRGIALAVIPADGRPDTRLDAASTMPVSTLRRLAQLCDIGGAAAARTALAQFALAAGLYVKPARGARAIAAVGGWSPDQGVACPAAFAITALRSRVLIVFYRSYLTAADLDPIIALRMAFVARGYDVLAVFAPSLKDAEASGWLRRWVTALAPAAIVNATAFSARDESGTTPLDGAGVPVFQIALATSDRAAWVDAPRGLSPADLAMHVVLPEVDGRLFAGVASFKGDATRDPDLQYARREHRADPARIDAIAARVHGWITLAAKPAAERRLAIILSTYPGKAHQMAHAVGLDAFASAEAMLHDLAEAGYAVLPVTDLPEALGSQWLEWPIADYRTALARLPAALQADLASTWGAPGDDPAVLGNVFRFTAIEAGNSIVALQPERGSPAARTEDYHDLSRCPRHAYVAFYLWLRTRGTDAVVHVGAHGTLEWLPGKAVALSGDCWPEALTGAMPVIYPFIVNDPGEAAQAKRRIGAVTIGHVPPPLERTGNGAGLGRLEALLDEFSGADGLDPPRRARLRGDIRDEARSLGLESALGLDTARSDAEAITRIDTFVCDVKDSQFGNGLHVFGRGDQGAAERAGLRAALDGRRVPPGPSGSPWRGRRDVLPTGRNLYTTDPRAVPSRSAHMQGMRLADELVRRHLQDQGDYPKALVVDLWGSATMRTAGEEFAMALHLLGAEPVWDMGSDRVTGVEILPLAMLDRPRIDVTLRVSGLFRDAFPTLCAMFGQAVRAIAARDEPADRNPFVGMAPAPRVYGPAPGRYGVGMGDTADIYTPEARHSAGEAWLAASSHALDSATDHADPAGLRERIAAADTFLHVQDLPETDLLLAADYAAHEAGFAAAQAVTGGSATLYHLDATNPDRLRARPLTEEIARVVRARAAHPGWVAGMMRHGFRGAAELAATLDHLGAFAHLAGAVTPESIDLYYDATLAREDVRAFMAAANPAALAAMRARFAALHAAGLWPTRRNSILAALGGTA from the coding sequence ATGCACGTCATCTTCCGCGAAACGCATGGGCTGGAAGAGAGCGCCACGCCACGCGATCTGGGGCAGGATGCCGCCGATCTCGTGGTGCTGTCGTTCTCGGACAGCGACCTCGGCGCGTTCGCGGCGGGGTGGCGCGCGATAATGGCGGAGGTTGGTGATGGCGAGGCGCCAAGCCTGCGGCTCGCCAACCTCGCCGAACTGACGCACCCTTTGTCGGTCGATACCTATGTCGAACGCACGCTCGGGGCCGCCAAGGGCATATTGATCCGCCTGATCGGCGGCACGGCCTATTGGCCCTATGGCTTGCAACAGGTGGAGATGCTGGCGCGCCAGCGCGGCATCGCCCTGGCGGTCATTCCAGCGGACGGGCGACCGGACACAAGGCTCGACGCCGCATCGACGATGCCGGTCTCCACGCTGCGTCGGCTCGCGCAGCTTTGCGATATCGGCGGCGCGGCGGCGGCGCGGACCGCGCTCGCCCAGTTCGCGCTGGCGGCGGGTCTGTACGTCAAACCCGCACGCGGTGCGCGGGCCATCGCTGCGGTTGGCGGCTGGTCGCCGGATCAGGGCGTCGCCTGCCCCGCTGCGTTCGCGATAACGGCGCTGCGGTCGCGCGTCCTGATCGTCTTCTACCGATCGTACCTGACCGCGGCCGACCTCGATCCCATCATCGCGCTTCGCATGGCATTCGTCGCACGCGGGTATGATGTGCTCGCGGTGTTCGCGCCATCGTTGAAGGACGCCGAGGCAAGTGGCTGGCTGCGGCGCTGGGTGACGGCACTGGCGCCGGCCGCGATCGTCAACGCCACCGCCTTTTCCGCGCGCGACGAGAGCGGCACGACGCCACTCGACGGCGCGGGCGTGCCCGTGTTCCAGATCGCGCTCGCCACCTCGGATCGCGCCGCGTGGGTCGATGCACCGCGCGGCCTCTCCCCCGCCGATCTGGCGATGCACGTGGTGCTACCCGAGGTCGACGGCCGCCTCTTCGCGGGCGTGGCGAGTTTCAAAGGCGACGCGACGCGCGACCCCGACCTGCAATATGCGCGCCGCGAACATCGTGCCGATCCGGCGCGGATCGACGCTATCGCGGCGCGCGTCCACGGCTGGATCACGCTCGCGGCAAAGCCCGCCGCCGAGCGCCGCCTCGCCATCATCCTGTCGACCTATCCCGGCAAGGCACACCAGATGGCACACGCCGTCGGGCTGGACGCGTTCGCCTCGGCCGAGGCGATGCTGCACGATCTGGCGGAGGCGGGCTATGCGGTCTTGCCCGTCACCGACCTGCCCGAAGCGCTTGGATCGCAGTGGCTGGAATGGCCGATCGCCGACTATCGCACGGCACTCGCGCGCTTGCCGGCGGCGTTGCAGGCCGATCTGGCTTCCACATGGGGTGCGCCCGGGGATGATCCGGCTGTCCTGGGCAACGTATTCCGGTTCACCGCAATCGAAGCCGGCAACAGCATCGTCGCGCTTCAGCCCGAACGCGGCAGCCCGGCCGCGCGGACGGAGGACTATCACGATCTCTCGCGCTGCCCGCGCCACGCCTATGTCGCCTTTTATCTGTGGTTGCGCACGCGTGGCACCGATGCCGTGGTCCATGTCGGCGCGCACGGCACGCTCGAATGGCTGCCCGGCAAGGCCGTCGCGCTGTCGGGTGACTGCTGGCCCGAGGCGCTGACCGGAGCGATGCCGGTCATCTACCCGTTCATCGTCAACGATCCCGGTGAGGCCGCGCAAGCCAAGCGCCGCATCGGCGCGGTCACGATCGGCCACGTGCCCCCGCCGCTGGAGCGCACCGGCAACGGCGCCGGGCTAGGTCGGCTGGAAGCATTGCTCGACGAGTTTTCCGGCGCGGACGGGCTCGATCCACCGCGCCGCGCGCGCCTGCGCGGCGACATCCGCGATGAGGCGCGGTCGCTCGGGCTGGAAAGCGCGCTCGGCCTCGACACGGCCCGCTCAGACGCGGAGGCGATCACGCGGATCGACACGTTCGTCTGCGATGTGAAGGACAGCCAATTCGGCAACGGCCTTCATGTGTTCGGGCGCGGCGATCAGGGTGCTGCGGAACGCGCCGGGCTGCGCGCCGCGCTCGACGGACGGCGGGTGCCGCCGGGTCCGTCGGGGTCGCCGTGGCGCGGGCGGCGCGACGTGCTGCCCACCGGGCGCAACCTCTACACCACCGATCCGCGCGCGGTGCCGTCGCGATCGGCGCATATGCAGGGCATGCGCCTCGCCGACGAACTGGTCCGCCGCCATCTGCAGGATCAGGGCGACTATCCCAAGGCGTTGGTCGTCGACCTGTGGGGATCGGCGACGATGCGAACCGCAGGCGAAGAGTTCGCGATGGCGCTGCATCTGCTCGGCGCCGAACCGGTGTGGGATATGGGATCGGACCGCGTGACCGGGGTCGAGATCCTGCCGCTCGCGATGCTGGACCGACCTCGCATCGACGTGACGTTGCGCGTCTCGGGACTGTTCCGCGATGCTTTCCCGACGTTATGCGCGATGTTCGGTCAGGCGGTCCGCGCGATTGCCGCCCGCGACGAGCCAGCGGATCGCAACCCGTTCGTCGGCATGGCGCCCGCTCCGCGTGTCTATGGCCCCGCACCGGGCCGCTATGGTGTCGGCATGGGCGACACCGCCGACATCTACACACCCGAAGCGCGCCACAGCGCGGGCGAAGCGTGGCTCGCCGCTTCATCGCATGCGCTCGACAGCGCGACCGATCACGCGGATCCGGCCGGTCTGCGCGAGCGTATCGCCGCGGCCGACACGTTCCTCCATGTGCAGGATCTGCCCGAAACCGACCTGCTTCTCGCCGCCGACTATGCCGCGCACGAAGCGGGGTTCGCGGCCGCTCAGGCCGTAACCGGCGGCAGCGCCACCCTGTACCATCTCGACGCCACCAATCCCGATCGTCTGCGCGCCCGCCCGCTGACCGAAGAAATCGCGCGCGTGGTCCGGGCCCGCGCCGCGCATCCCGGTTGGGTCGCGGGCATGATGCGCCACGGCTTTCGCGGCGCGGCGGAGCTTGCCGCCACGCTCGATCACCTCGGCGCGTTCGCGCACCTCGCCGGTGCGGTGACGCCCGAATCGATCGATCTCTATTACGATGCGACGCTGGCGCGCGAGGATGTCCGCGCGTTCATGGCCGCCGCCAACCCGGCGGCGTTGGCGGCGATGCGAGCGCGGTTCGCGGCACTCCATGCGGCGGGCCTGTGGCCGACACGGCGCAACTCGATCCTCGCCGCGCTGGGCGGCACGGCATGA
- the cobW gene encoding cobalamin biosynthesis protein CobW produces MSDLSKVPVTIVTGFLGAGKTTLISHLIRESGGRRLAVVVNEFGTLGVDGDILKGCAIPDCPAENIVELANGCICCTVADDFIPTVQTLLALDPRPDHILIETSGLALPKPLLKAFDWPAIRSRITVDGVIALADAEAVAAGRFAPDVTALDAQRAADPSIDHETPLSEVFEDQLACADMVLLTKCDLAGPDGVAAARAVIAAETRKPLPVVELIDGVIDPRVVLGIGAAAEDDIAARPSHHDGEDEHEHDDFDSIVVDFGEIAAPADLADRIEALGRGGDVLRVKGYAAVAGKPMRLLVQAVGARVRTHYDRPWHADEPRRTRLVVIAERDRLDPAAIRAVLTV; encoded by the coding sequence ATGTCCGATCTGTCAAAGGTGCCCGTCACCATCGTCACCGGCTTTTTGGGCGCCGGCAAGACGACGCTCATCAGCCATTTGATCCGCGAATCCGGCGGGCGTCGGCTGGCGGTGGTCGTCAACGAGTTCGGTACCCTGGGCGTCGATGGCGATATCCTGAAGGGCTGCGCGATCCCCGATTGCCCGGCCGAGAATATCGTCGAACTCGCCAATGGCTGCATCTGCTGCACCGTCGCCGACGATTTCATCCCCACCGTGCAAACGCTGCTCGCGCTCGATCCCCGGCCCGACCATATCCTGATCGAAACGTCGGGCCTCGCGCTGCCCAAGCCGCTGCTGAAGGCGTTCGACTGGCCGGCGATCCGATCACGCATCACCGTCGATGGCGTGATCGCGCTGGCGGATGCCGAGGCGGTCGCGGCGGGGCGGTTCGCGCCGGACGTGACCGCGCTCGACGCGCAACGGGCCGCCGATCCGAGCATCGATCACGAAACGCCATTGTCCGAAGTGTTCGAGGATCAGCTCGCCTGCGCCGATATGGTGCTGCTGACCAAGTGCGATCTGGCCGGCCCCGACGGCGTCGCCGCCGCGCGCGCGGTGATCGCCGCCGAGACGCGCAAGCCGCTGCCGGTGGTCGAACTGATCGACGGCGTGATCGATCCACGCGTCGTGCTCGGCATCGGCGCGGCGGCGGAGGACGATATCGCCGCACGACCCTCGCACCATGACGGCGAGGACGAGCACGAGCATGATGATTTCGACAGCATCGTCGTGGATTTCGGCGAGATCGCCGCGCCGGCCGATCTGGCGGATCGCATCGAAGCGCTGGGACGGGGTGGCGACGTGTTGCGCGTGAAGGGCTACGCCGCCGTCGCGGGCAAGCCGATGCGGCTGCTGGTGCAGGCGGTCGGCGCGCGGGTACGCACGCATTACGACCGCCCCTGGCACGCGGATGAGCCGCGCCGCACCCGCCTGGTCGTGATCGCAGAGCGCGACCGGCTCGATCCGGCAGCGATCCGGGCCGTGCTGACGGTCTGA
- a CDS encoding GH39 family glycosyl hydrolase produces the protein MTIWKTIATTLALAGVSFPALAQDGTSRQVSVTIDASRSIGALPPTWRFFGADEPNYATMKDGRKLLVELGALKSGDVYFRAHNLLTSGDGTPSFKWGSTNVYTDDKAGKPVYDWTIVDGIIDSYRAQGIHPYLQIGFMPEALSSAPAGVPYRHAWKPGVDYGKIATGWSYPPKDYAKWGELAYQWTRHNVERYGRAEVERWFFEVWNEPNLDFYWRGTPEDFYKMHDYAIAGVRRALPTARVGGPDVAGAGGTFMDGFLKHVTTGKNYATGQIGTPTDFLSFHAKGKPSIVDGHVRMGIATHLMAADGGFTKVLSIPALAAKPVVIGESDPEGCAACPGPENAYRNGTMYSSYTAASFARIWELAAKRKVNLAGIVSWSFEFEGQPWFAGYRQLATNGVDLPVLNVFRLFAKLGETRLASTSSAQIPLESVMEDGVRGTPDVGTLATRTADGRLAVLVWHYHDDDLAGPDAQIHIALNGLRSAPVKATVWRVDPTHANAFAAWRAMGSPQSPDTGQYAALEAASRMHPETVSIARGKAGTATLDMRLARQGVALVLLDGA, from the coding sequence ATGACGATCTGGAAAACGATCGCGACGACCTTGGCACTGGCAGGTGTCTCCTTCCCCGCGCTCGCGCAGGACGGCACATCGCGCCAGGTCTCCGTCACGATCGACGCCAGCCGCAGCATCGGCGCATTGCCGCCGACGTGGCGGTTCTTCGGTGCCGACGAGCCGAACTACGCGACGATGAAGGACGGCCGCAAACTGCTGGTCGAACTCGGCGCGCTGAAATCGGGCGATGTCTATTTCCGCGCGCACAATCTGCTGACCAGCGGTGACGGCACACCATCGTTCAAATGGGGCAGCACCAACGTCTACACCGACGACAAGGCCGGCAAGCCGGTCTACGACTGGACGATCGTCGATGGCATCATCGACAGCTACCGCGCACAAGGCATCCACCCTTATCTCCAGATCGGTTTCATGCCCGAGGCGCTGTCGAGCGCGCCGGCGGGCGTACCCTACCGACACGCCTGGAAGCCCGGCGTCGATTACGGGAAAATCGCGACCGGCTGGAGCTACCCGCCTAAGGATTACGCGAAATGGGGTGAGTTGGCCTATCAATGGACTCGCCACAACGTCGAACGCTACGGCCGCGCCGAAGTCGAGCGCTGGTTCTTCGAGGTGTGGAACGAACCCAATCTCGACTTCTATTGGCGCGGCACGCCGGAAGATTTCTACAAGATGCACGATTATGCGATCGCCGGGGTGCGCCGCGCGCTGCCGACCGCGCGCGTCGGCGGGCCCGACGTCGCGGGCGCGGGCGGCACCTTCATGGACGGCTTCCTCAAGCACGTCACCACCGGCAAGAACTACGCAACCGGACAGATCGGCACCCCGACCGACTTCCTCTCGTTCCACGCCAAGGGCAAGCCGAGCATCGTCGATGGCCATGTCCGCATGGGCATCGCTACGCACTTGATGGCAGCGGACGGCGGTTTCACCAAGGTGCTGTCGATTCCGGCGCTTGCCGCCAAGCCCGTCGTGATCGGCGAGAGTGATCCCGAAGGCTGCGCCGCATGCCCCGGACCCGAGAACGCCTATCGCAACGGCACGATGTACTCGAGCTACACCGCCGCCAGCTTCGCGCGGATCTGGGAGCTGGCCGCCAAGCGCAAGGTCAACCTCGCCGGCATCGTCTCCTGGTCGTTCGAATTCGAGGGCCAGCCGTGGTTCGCGGGATATCGCCAGCTTGCCACAAATGGCGTCGATCTGCCCGTGCTCAACGTCTTCCGCCTGTTCGCCAAGCTCGGCGAGACACGGCTGGCGAGCACCAGCAGCGCCCAAATCCCGCTCGAAAGCGTAATGGAGGACGGCGTGCGCGGCACCCCCGATGTCGGCACGCTCGCCACGCGCACCGCGGACGGCAGACTCGCCGTGCTGGTGTGGCATTATCACGACGACGATCTCGCCGGCCCCGACGCGCAGATCCACATCGCCCTGAACGGCTTGCGAAGCGCACCTGTCAAAGCGACGGTATGGCGTGTCGATCCCACCCACGCCAACGCCTTTGCGGCGTGGCGGGCAATGGGTTCGCCACAGTCACCCGACACCGGACAATACGCCGCGCTGGAAGCCGCATCGCGAATGCACCCGGAGACGGTAAGCATCGCGCGCGGCAAGGCCGGCACGGCGACGCTCGACATGCGCCTCGCCCGCCAAGGCGTCGCGCTGGTCCTGCTCGACGGGGCATGA
- a CDS encoding LysR family transcriptional regulator, which yields MAAELDDLSTFVAIVRAGGFRDAARTSGGSASGLSEAVRRLEARLGVRLLHRTTRSIAPTEAGARLFERLSPALAEVRAALDVVNTFKDRPAGTLRLNVPANVARTVLPGIVPAFLKAYPDIRMEVTVEDGFVDILASDADAGIRYEERLEQDMIAVPIGPRTQRLITAAAPAYLAAHGRPEHPQDLLDHACMRGRFSGGATALWEFEKAGEIVRVDPAGPLLAQPGLACDLLVETAVAGLGIIHLFEDWLKPHIATGALETVLDDWCEPFSGPILYYSGRRYLPTPLRAFVDFIRANPFG from the coding sequence ATGGCGGCGGAACTCGACGATCTTTCCACGTTCGTAGCGATCGTTCGCGCCGGCGGCTTCCGCGATGCCGCGCGAACGTCGGGTGGCTCCGCCTCCGGCCTCAGCGAAGCGGTGCGGCGGCTCGAAGCACGGCTCGGCGTGCGGCTGCTCCATCGCACCACGCGCAGCATCGCGCCGACCGAAGCTGGTGCCCGGCTGTTCGAACGTCTCTCGCCGGCGCTCGCCGAAGTACGCGCAGCGCTCGATGTGGTGAACACCTTCAAGGATCGGCCAGCGGGTACACTGCGGCTCAACGTTCCCGCCAATGTCGCGCGTACCGTGCTGCCGGGAATCGTGCCGGCATTCCTCAAGGCCTATCCCGATATTCGCATGGAAGTGACGGTCGAGGACGGGTTCGTGGATATCCTCGCTTCGGACGCCGACGCCGGCATCCGCTACGAGGAGCGGCTGGAACAGGACATGATCGCGGTCCCGATCGGCCCGCGCACCCAACGCCTCATCACCGCCGCCGCGCCCGCCTATCTCGCCGCGCACGGCCGGCCGGAGCATCCGCAGGATCTGCTCGATCACGCCTGTATGCGCGGGCGCTTCTCGGGCGGTGCGACAGCGCTCTGGGAGTTCGAAAAGGCCGGCGAGATCGTGCGCGTCGATCCGGCCGGTCCGCTGCTGGCGCAACCCGGCCTCGCCTGCGACCTGCTTGTTGAAACCGCCGTCGCCGGACTGGGCATCATCCATCTGTTCGAGGACTGGCTCAAACCGCATATCGCCACTGGCGCTCTGGAGACGGTGCTCGACGATTGGTGCGAGCCGTTTTCCGGCCCGATCCTCTATTATTCGGGCCGCCGCTATCTGCCGACGCCGCTGCGCGCGTTTGTCGATTTCATCAGGGCGAATCCGTTCGGATAA